A part of Micromonospora chersina genomic DNA contains:
- a CDS encoding non-ribosomal peptide synthetase has protein sequence MSAPARPAGPTRRTAGRRPSGDVPAVDCLHRMVAAQAARTPEAEAVRHGDRTLSYRQLDEAANRLARVLLHRGVTREDRVGVCLPRTPELVVALLAVLRAGAAYVPLDPAYPPARVAFMAADSGVRLVLTRADLAGRFPDTAVAVDRLDPVEDATDPAAPSTPEDLAYVIYTSGSTGRPKGVAIEHRSASVLMHWVRQTFDDGELGGLLAATSVCFDLSVFEIFGPLCWGGRVLLVDDVLALAAPGADRLPVTLVNTVPSAMGELLTASALPASVRTVCLAGEPLTAALAARVWSRPHVRRLCNLYGPSEDTTYSTWAEVPPDSGDPPIGRPLPRTRAYVLDPDGQPVPPGEPGELHLAGAGLARGYLDRPDETRARFLPDPFRPGERMYRTGDRVRLRPDGQLAYLGRLDDQVKLRGYRIELGEVAARLAALPGVREATAAVRPGPSGDPLLVGYLVGERRDDVRARLAEVLPAPLVPATLVWLDRLPTLPNGKVDRGALPAPTLGDGTGTGAALDGTAGTVAAVWRELLGVPVTGADSDFLALGGDSLLAVRCATRLAAATGRPVGPGDLFAHPTVAALAARLDGLAPDPAAITAAADLDGPDGDPEPAAVPAAERSWKESAPGRADRFQDLSRNRPCGGGAGPAPAGPAPLSAAQARLWFLHRLDPADTSYLLAFAVRFAAPLDADRLARALRRVVDRHPALRTVFPDGPDGPVQHVQPTADATPVVVPLAPGTPLDPGTRPGAGTPTDAQLRRLAAEATRVPVDLAAGPLLRVRLVPDGAGRALALLLVVHHIVFDDWSFGVLVRDLAQAYDREGDLATAPEQPAVGPAAFARSQRDWLAGPTGRRAAADVLDELRGAPDLLDLPAAPPRRAWVATAAAPTGPNPHLTHGPLHAAPPTTPNAGDGSTSSAVRRTALDARDPQASGAALRTTLDAATACAARELARAERVSLHMVGLAAFATVLGAATGRRDLLVGVAFAGRTSVAAEQSVGCHVNTLPLRLRPAPDRSFADLLAEARRVTLFAAAHQDVPFDLLVERLRPTRRPRRNPLVQVAFGVQNAPPARHRGAAGIEFTGVELTPDTARLDLTLWLDERRDGPAALWTWRTDLFDHDGVAAWHRRFCAVLRTAAADPRRSLADCADTAGSERDE, from the coding sequence GTGAGCGCCCCCGCCCGCCCCGCCGGCCCGACCCGCCGCACCGCCGGCCGGCGCCCGTCCGGCGACGTGCCCGCCGTGGACTGCCTGCACCGGATGGTGGCCGCGCAGGCCGCCCGCACCCCGGAGGCGGAGGCCGTCCGGCACGGCGACCGGACGCTCTCCTACCGGCAGCTCGACGAGGCGGCGAACCGGCTCGCCCGGGTGCTGCTGCACCGCGGCGTGACCCGGGAGGACCGGGTCGGCGTCTGCCTGCCGCGGACGCCCGAGCTGGTGGTCGCCCTGCTCGCCGTGCTCAGGGCCGGCGCCGCCTACGTGCCGCTGGACCCCGCGTACCCGCCGGCCCGGGTGGCGTTCATGGCCGCCGACTCCGGGGTGCGACTGGTGCTGACCCGCGCCGACCTGGCCGGCCGGTTCCCCGACACCGCGGTCGCGGTCGACCGGCTCGACCCGGTCGAGGACGCGACCGACCCGGCGGCGCCGTCCACTCCCGAGGATCTGGCGTACGTCATCTACACCTCCGGCTCGACCGGGCGGCCCAAGGGCGTGGCCATCGAGCACCGCTCGGCGTCGGTGCTCATGCACTGGGTGCGGCAGACCTTCGACGACGGTGAACTGGGCGGCCTGCTCGCCGCCACCTCGGTCTGCTTCGACCTGTCCGTCTTCGAGATCTTCGGCCCGCTCTGCTGGGGCGGCCGGGTACTGCTCGTCGACGACGTGCTGGCCCTCGCCGCACCGGGGGCCGACCGGCTGCCCGTCACCCTGGTCAACACGGTGCCCTCCGCCATGGGGGAACTGCTCACCGCGTCGGCCCTGCCAGCCAGCGTGCGCACCGTCTGCCTGGCCGGCGAGCCGCTGACCGCCGCGCTCGCCGCCCGGGTCTGGTCCCGGCCGCACGTACGCCGGCTCTGCAACCTCTACGGCCCGTCGGAGGACACCACCTACTCCACCTGGGCCGAGGTGCCGCCGGACAGCGGCGACCCGCCGATCGGCCGGCCGCTGCCGCGGACCCGCGCGTACGTCCTCGACCCGGACGGGCAGCCCGTCCCGCCCGGCGAGCCCGGCGAGTTGCACCTGGCCGGGGCGGGCCTGGCCCGGGGCTACCTCGACCGGCCGGACGAGACCCGCGCCCGGTTCCTGCCCGACCCGTTCCGGCCCGGCGAGCGGATGTACCGCACCGGCGACCGGGTGCGGCTGCGGCCGGACGGGCAGCTCGCCTACCTGGGCCGGCTCGACGACCAGGTGAAGCTGCGGGGCTACCGGATCGAACTGGGCGAGGTGGCCGCCCGCCTGGCCGCCCTCCCCGGCGTACGCGAGGCCACCGCCGCCGTGCGGCCGGGCCCGAGCGGAGACCCGCTGCTGGTCGGCTATCTGGTGGGCGAACGGCGCGACGACGTGCGGGCCCGGCTGGCCGAGGTGCTGCCCGCGCCACTGGTCCCCGCCACCCTGGTGTGGCTGGACCGGCTGCCCACCCTGCCCAACGGCAAGGTGGACCGGGGCGCGCTGCCCGCGCCCACCCTCGGCGACGGCACCGGGACCGGCGCGGCGCTCGACGGCACCGCCGGCACGGTGGCCGCCGTCTGGCGGGAGCTGCTCGGGGTGCCGGTCACCGGCGCGGACAGCGACTTCCTCGCCCTCGGCGGCGACTCCCTGCTGGCCGTCCGCTGCGCCACCCGGCTGGCCGCCGCCACCGGCCGGCCCGTCGGGCCGGGCGACCTCTTCGCCCACCCCACCGTCGCCGCGCTGGCCGCCCGCCTCGACGGGCTGGCCCCGGACCCGGCCGCCATCACCGCAGCCGCCGACCTCGACGGACCGGACGGCGACCCGGAGCCGGCCGCCGTACCGGCCGCGGAGAGATCTTGGAAGGAAAGCGCCCCGGGACGGGCCGATCGCTTCCAAGATCTCTCCCGAAACCGGCCCTGCGGGGGCGGGGCCGGTCCGGCGCCGGCCGGTCCCGCCCCGCTCTCCGCGGCGCAGGCCAGGCTGTGGTTCCTGCACCGGCTCGACCCGGCCGACACCTCCTACCTGCTGGCCTTCGCGGTCCGGTTCGCCGCGCCGCTGGACGCCGACCGGCTGGCCCGGGCGCTGCGCCGGGTGGTCGACCGGCACCCGGCCCTGCGCACGGTCTTCCCCGACGGGCCGGACGGGCCGGTGCAGCACGTCCAACCCACCGCCGACGCGACGCCGGTCGTCGTGCCGCTCGCCCCGGGCACGCCGCTCGACCCGGGGACGCGACCCGGCGCGGGCACGCCGACCGACGCACAGCTGCGCCGGCTCGCCGCCGAGGCCACCCGGGTGCCTGTGGACCTGGCGGCGGGCCCGCTGCTCCGCGTCCGCCTCGTGCCGGACGGCGCCGGCCGCGCGCTCGCGCTGCTGCTGGTCGTGCACCACATCGTCTTCGACGACTGGTCGTTCGGCGTGCTCGTGCGGGACCTGGCCCAGGCATACGACCGCGAGGGCGACCTCGCGACGGCGCCCGAGCAGCCGGCGGTCGGTCCGGCGGCGTTCGCCCGTTCCCAGCGGGACTGGCTGGCCGGGCCGACGGGACGGCGGGCGGCGGCCGACGTGCTGGACGAGCTGCGCGGCGCCCCCGACCTGCTCGACCTGCCCGCCGCCCCACCTCGGCGAGCCTGGGTCGCTACGGCCGCCGCACCGACCGGGCCGAACCCACACCTCACCCACGGCCCGCTCCACGCCGCCCCGCCGACGACACCGAACGCCGGCGACGGCTCGACGTCCAGCGCCGTACGACGCACCGCACTGGACGCGCGCGATCCCCAAGCGTCGGGCGCCGCGCTGCGGACGACCCTCGACGCCGCCACCGCCTGCGCGGCGCGGGAGCTGGCCCGGGCCGAGCGGGTCAGCCTGCACATGGTGGGACTGGCCGCGTTCGCCACAGTGCTCGGCGCCGCCACCGGCCGGCGCGACCTGCTCGTCGGCGTCGCCTTCGCCGGCCGGACCAGCGTCGCCGCCGAGCAGAGCGTCGGCTGCCACGTCAACACGCTGCCGCTCCGGCTGCGCCCGGCCCCCGACCGGAGCTTCGCCGACCTGCTCGCCGAGGCCCGCCGGGTCACCCTGTTCGCCGCCGCCCACCAGGACGTCCCCTTCGACCTGCTGGTGGAGCGGCTGCGGCCGACCCGCCGGCCCCGGCGCAACCCGCTCGTCCAGGTGGCCTTCGGGGTGCAGAACGCCCCGCCGGCCCGGCACCGCGGCGCGGCCGGGATCGAGTTCACCGGCGTGGAACTGACCCCGGACACCGCCCGCCTCGACCTGACCCTCTGGCTCGACGAGCGGCGGGACGGGCCGGCGGCGCTCTGGACCTGGCGCACCGACCTGTTCGACCACGACGGGGTGGCCGCGTGGCACCGCCGGTTCTGCGCGGTGCTGCGTACCGCCGCCGCCGACCCCCGGCGCAGTCTCGCCGACTGCGCCGACACCGCTGGGAGTGAGAGAGATGAGTGA
- a CDS encoding TauD/TfdA family dioxygenase, with protein MSEQNRVARTIPRRGRERNLVDVRPDWPGGPLPALVRANVPDVDLAGWLAGHRDEVDDLARRAGAVLFRGFAVAGADDFRTVMAALSDDVLSYGERSSPRSQVTEGVYTSTEHPADQPIVLHNEQSYTVNWPLRIVFHCEVEPGAGGRTPLADSRRVLARLRPETVAGFERRGVLYRRNYLPGISLSWQTAFQTGRREDVEAYCARALIDVEWVGDRQLRTRQVRPAVRRHPVTGERTWFNHALFFHVTSLPDDVSTGLRAALGEEDLPYQTAYGDGTPIPDEVLAELRAAYAAETRSFAWRRGDVLLVENMLAAHAREPFTPPRRILTAMSDPVAAPELTESLGATGGRA; from the coding sequence ATGAGTGAGCAGAACCGGGTCGCGCGGACCATCCCCCGTCGCGGCCGCGAGCGGAACCTGGTGGACGTCCGACCGGACTGGCCCGGTGGCCCGCTGCCGGCGCTCGTGCGGGCAAACGTGCCCGACGTCGACCTGGCCGGCTGGCTGGCCGGCCACCGCGACGAGGTCGACGACCTGGCCCGCCGCGCCGGCGCGGTGCTGTTCCGCGGCTTCGCCGTGGCCGGCGCCGACGACTTCCGCACCGTGATGGCGGCCCTATCCGATGACGTCCTCTCCTACGGCGAACGCTCCTCACCGCGCAGCCAGGTCACCGAGGGGGTGTACACCTCCACGGAACACCCCGCGGACCAGCCGATCGTGCTGCACAACGAGCAGTCGTACACGGTGAACTGGCCGTTGCGCATCGTCTTCCACTGCGAGGTCGAGCCGGGCGCCGGCGGGCGTACGCCCCTCGCCGACAGCCGCCGGGTGCTGGCCCGGCTCCGCCCGGAGACCGTCGCCGGGTTCGAGCGGCGCGGGGTGCTCTACCGGCGCAACTACCTGCCCGGCATCAGCCTCTCCTGGCAGACCGCGTTCCAGACCGGGCGGCGCGAGGACGTCGAGGCGTACTGCGCCCGGGCCCTGATCGACGTGGAGTGGGTGGGCGACCGGCAGTTGCGTACCCGGCAGGTGCGCCCGGCGGTGCGCCGCCACCCGGTCACCGGGGAGCGGACGTGGTTCAACCACGCGCTGTTCTTCCACGTCACCTCCCTGCCCGACGACGTCAGCACCGGCCTGCGGGCCGCCCTCGGGGAGGAGGACCTGCCCTACCAGACCGCGTACGGCGACGGCACGCCCATCCCCGACGAGGTGCTGGCCGAGCTGCGCGCCGCGTACGCGGCGGAGACCCGCTCCTTCGCCTGGCGGCGCGGCGACGTGCTGCTGGTGGAGAACATGCTCGCCGCGCACGCCCGGGAGCCGTTCACCCCGCCCCGCCGGATCCTCACCGCGATGTCCGACCCGGTCGCCGCGCCGGAGCTGACCGAGTCGCTCGGTGCGACGGGAGGCCGGGCATGA
- a CDS encoding non-ribosomal peptide synthetase encodes MNGYRLSPVQRLAWSGKQDLVRARVRLDRPLDRARLQAAVDTVVARHEALRLTLVHHPGLRVPLQDVDDARAVTVGAQGDLSVTLTDDALEVAATPLIADPASLRLVLADLARAYAGEALPEDPEALQFLDVAEWQWEEREQAPKAEPGAPPARLVTPHGDDPTAVVTATVPAATLADAARAADVEPATVLLAAWALAVSRRAEAPDGTDEADLVLARWSDGRQADGTAEVVGPLGGYGPLRLALPLPDAPADLLAGVRAAEVAADETFHLVDPVDEQSGAVAGFALLPTVDPATVAGFGGATATVADPPATAGPQLTALTDGDLVTLRVIGGQWLLDSLLAILRTLPAALAGDAALAVLGDGEAGWLADAAGTPSAAPVRTLVDLLDAGLAGMDQEAPAVVAADGAYTAGELRERAARVAGALAARGLAGAPVGVLAARSRDTVVAFLGVLRAGAVFVPLDPDAPAPRLAAQLRAVGAEVVVGAGGPATVTVADLVAAGGPPPAAPAPADPAYVIFTSGSTGTPRAVRVSQGAAAHLAAALEQTVYAGSRPGLRVAVNAPLTFDASVKQLVQLGHGRSLYLVPEEVRRDGVALAAALADHDVDVLDLTPSQLRILLAGAGDTRLPGLLLLGGEAVGPDLWETVAALPGVRAVNLYGPTECTVDTTAAEIRAGDPPTIGRPLPGVAVRVLDERLRPVPPGVAGELCVSGPQLADGYLGDPETTARRFVAVTLPSGGTERVYRTGDRVRFDADRRLRYLGRLDDQVKIHGFRVEPGEVAAVLRGHPEVADAAVVARDDDGYGDRLVAYVRPGRPAATVDVDRIAGVNPHETRYLYDEIFVQQVYLRDGIVLRPGATVLDVGANIGMFSLFVHSVCPDATIHAFEPVPSVVDLLRRNVAEFGVPATVHGFGLSRAAGEVSFTYYPGYSMMSGHAAYADPDAEVAVIKRYLANERDAGADERDVLLDRVDELLAERFAGRRLTVPVRPLSAVLDELAPERVDLLKIDVQRAEADVLAGVDDRHWPLVAQVAMEVHDAPGTETAGRLAELVAFLEARGFTVVTRQDDLLAGTDRHTLHAVRPGYAADPRPAVAAPAAPAAGPLPERLAGWLAERLPAHLLPAAVVLLDELPLTRNGKLDRAALPAPRLDRPGAGTAVTPANRAEEILVEAWREVLGVADFGVTDSFFALGGDSIRSIQMQVAAQKRGLSFQLNDIFTYQTIRELVEHGQLTVDGVETRPAATGTGRFALVADADRERLPDGLADAYPMTALQQGMVYHGELTGDPAMYHNVTAHRVAAPLDAGALRRALAGLVAAHPVLRTGFALGAYSEPLQLVHAEAPVEVPVTDLAAADPQARRERIDELVAQERVRPFDWARPPLLRLHAVREDADAFTLIVAEYHGILDGWSLHRFLTDLLAAYDGERAGRAHPVDPGLPFREYVAAEREALADPATRRFWLDGAGAVPPLLLGGAQPRTTTTQRVPLRADTTDRVTEAARAAGVPVKSWLLAAHLRLVGELAGRDDVVSGLVVGGRPEGEGSDATLGLFLNTVPVSVTLGTRSPAELAAEVWRVERELMGHHRLPLAEIVRAGGAGPRFDHFFNWTHFPNDPAGGGSRIVDSRGITVDVAFSLAVDAELAVDTGRLALTVQYDHRHVPAERVDALADGFRRLLAADPTAPLPPVATPGPAAGGDARSEWAARVAGAWQEVLGAAPRDPATDFLAAGGDSLRALRLVTVLRQRHGSDLTLPEFAALGSYGALVDRVARP; translated from the coding sequence GTGAACGGATACCGTCTCTCGCCGGTCCAGCGCCTGGCCTGGTCCGGGAAGCAGGACCTGGTCCGGGCGCGGGTGCGGCTCGACCGGCCGCTGGACCGGGCGCGGTTGCAGGCCGCCGTCGACACGGTGGTGGCCCGGCACGAGGCGCTGCGGCTGACCCTGGTGCACCACCCCGGGCTGCGGGTGCCGCTGCAGGACGTGGACGACGCCCGGGCCGTGACGGTCGGCGCGCAGGGCGACCTGTCGGTCACGCTCACCGACGACGCGCTGGAGGTGGCCGCCACCCCGCTCATCGCCGACCCGGCCAGCCTGCGCCTGGTCCTCGCCGACCTGGCCCGGGCGTACGCCGGCGAGGCGCTGCCGGAGGACCCGGAGGCGTTGCAGTTCCTCGACGTGGCCGAGTGGCAGTGGGAGGAGCGGGAGCAGGCCCCGAAGGCGGAGCCCGGCGCGCCGCCCGCACGGCTGGTCACCCCGCACGGGGACGACCCGACCGCCGTGGTCACCGCGACGGTGCCCGCCGCCACGCTGGCCGACGCCGCCCGGGCCGCGGACGTCGAGCCGGCAACCGTGCTGCTCGCCGCCTGGGCCCTCGCGGTGTCCCGCCGCGCCGAGGCGCCCGACGGGACCGACGAGGCGGACCTGGTGCTGGCCCGGTGGAGCGACGGCCGGCAGGCCGACGGCACCGCCGAGGTGGTGGGCCCGCTGGGCGGCTACGGCCCGCTGCGGCTGGCCCTGCCGCTGCCGGACGCCCCCGCCGACCTGCTGGCCGGGGTCCGTGCCGCGGAGGTCGCCGCCGACGAGACGTTCCACCTGGTCGACCCGGTGGACGAGCAGTCCGGGGCGGTAGCCGGCTTCGCGCTGCTGCCCACCGTGGACCCGGCCACCGTGGCCGGCTTCGGCGGCGCCACGGCGACGGTCGCCGACCCGCCGGCCACCGCCGGTCCGCAGCTCACGGCGCTGACCGACGGCGACCTGGTCACCCTGCGGGTGATCGGCGGGCAGTGGCTGCTCGACTCGCTGCTGGCGATCCTGCGCACCCTGCCGGCCGCGCTCGCCGGGGACGCGGCGCTCGCCGTGCTCGGGGACGGGGAGGCCGGCTGGCTGGCCGACGCGGCCGGAACCCCGTCGGCGGCGCCGGTGCGTACCCTCGTGGACCTGCTCGACGCGGGCCTGGCCGGAATGGACCAGGAGGCCCCGGCGGTGGTCGCGGCGGACGGCGCGTACACCGCCGGTGAGCTGCGGGAGCGGGCCGCGCGGGTGGCCGGCGCCCTCGCGGCGCGCGGCCTGGCCGGCGCCCCGGTCGGGGTGCTGGCCGCGCGGTCCCGGGACACTGTCGTGGCCTTCCTCGGCGTGCTGCGGGCCGGCGCGGTGTTCGTGCCGCTGGACCCGGACGCCCCGGCGCCGCGCCTCGCCGCCCAGCTCCGCGCGGTCGGCGCGGAGGTCGTGGTCGGCGCCGGCGGCCCGGCCACCGTCACCGTGGCCGACCTGGTGGCGGCCGGCGGGCCGCCGCCGGCCGCGCCCGCCCCGGCCGACCCCGCGTACGTCATCTTCACCTCGGGTTCCACCGGCACGCCGCGGGCCGTGCGGGTGTCGCAGGGCGCCGCCGCGCACCTCGCCGCGGCGTTGGAGCAGACCGTGTACGCGGGCAGCCGCCCGGGGCTGCGGGTCGCGGTGAACGCCCCGCTCACCTTCGACGCCTCGGTGAAGCAGCTCGTGCAGCTCGGCCACGGCCGCTCCCTCTACCTGGTGCCCGAGGAGGTCCGCCGGGACGGGGTGGCGCTCGCCGCCGCGCTGGCCGACCACGACGTGGACGTGCTCGACCTGACCCCTTCCCAGCTGCGCATCCTGCTCGCCGGCGCCGGGGACACCCGGCTGCCCGGCCTGCTGCTGCTCGGCGGCGAGGCCGTCGGGCCGGACCTGTGGGAGACGGTGGCGGCGCTGCCCGGCGTCCGCGCCGTCAACCTGTACGGTCCCACCGAGTGCACGGTGGACACCACGGCCGCGGAGATCCGCGCCGGTGACCCGCCGACCATCGGCCGGCCGCTGCCCGGCGTCGCGGTCCGGGTGCTCGACGAGCGGCTGCGGCCCGTGCCGCCGGGCGTGGCCGGGGAACTCTGCGTCAGCGGCCCGCAGCTCGCCGACGGCTACCTGGGCGACCCGGAGACCACGGCGCGGCGCTTCGTGGCGGTGACCCTCCCCTCCGGTGGCACGGAACGGGTCTACCGGACCGGCGACCGGGTCCGCTTCGACGCCGACCGGCGGCTGCGCTACCTGGGCCGGCTGGACGACCAGGTGAAGATCCACGGTTTCCGGGTGGAGCCGGGCGAGGTCGCCGCCGTTCTGCGCGGCCACCCCGAGGTCGCCGACGCCGCCGTGGTCGCCCGCGACGACGACGGGTACGGCGACCGGCTCGTCGCCTACGTCCGGCCCGGCCGGCCCGCCGCGACCGTCGACGTGGACCGGATCGCGGGGGTGAACCCGCACGAGACCCGCTACCTGTACGACGAGATCTTCGTCCAGCAGGTCTACCTGCGCGACGGCATCGTGCTGCGGCCCGGGGCGACGGTGCTCGACGTGGGCGCGAACATCGGCATGTTCTCGCTGTTCGTCCACAGCGTCTGCCCGGACGCCACCATCCACGCGTTCGAGCCGGTGCCGTCGGTGGTCGACCTGCTGCGGCGCAACGTCGCGGAGTTCGGCGTGCCGGCCACGGTGCACGGGTTCGGGCTGTCCCGGGCGGCCGGGGAGGTGTCCTTCACCTACTACCCGGGCTACTCGATGATGTCCGGCCACGCCGCGTACGCCGACCCGGACGCCGAGGTGGCGGTCATCAAGCGGTACCTGGCCAACGAGCGGGACGCCGGCGCGGACGAGCGGGACGTCCTGCTCGACCGGGTCGACGAACTGCTCGCCGAACGCTTCGCCGGCCGGCGGCTCACCGTGCCGGTCCGGCCGCTCTCGGCCGTCCTGGACGAGCTCGCCCCGGAGCGGGTCGACCTGCTGAAGATCGACGTGCAGCGGGCCGAGGCGGACGTGCTGGCCGGCGTCGACGACCGGCACTGGCCGCTCGTCGCGCAGGTCGCCATGGAGGTGCACGACGCGCCCGGCACCGAGACGGCCGGCCGGCTGGCCGAGCTTGTCGCGTTCCTCGAGGCCCGCGGCTTCACCGTGGTCACCCGCCAGGACGACCTGCTCGCCGGCACCGACCGGCACACCCTGCACGCCGTACGCCCCGGGTACGCCGCCGACCCCCGCCCGGCGGTGGCCGCACCGGCCGCGCCGGCGGCCGGCCCGCTGCCGGAGCGGCTGGCCGGCTGGCTCGCCGAGCGGCTGCCCGCCCACCTGCTCCCGGCCGCCGTGGTGCTCCTCGACGAGCTGCCGCTGACCCGCAACGGCAAGCTCGACCGGGCGGCGCTGCCGGCACCCCGGCTCGACCGGCCGGGCGCCGGCACGGCGGTGACACCGGCCAACCGCGCCGAGGAGATCCTGGTCGAGGCGTGGCGCGAGGTGCTCGGAGTGGCCGACTTCGGGGTGACGGACAGCTTCTTCGCCCTCGGCGGCGACTCCATCCGGAGCATCCAGATGCAGGTGGCGGCGCAGAAGCGCGGGCTGTCCTTCCAGCTCAACGACATCTTCACGTACCAGACGATCCGGGAGCTGGTCGAGCACGGGCAGCTCACCGTCGACGGCGTGGAAACCCGGCCCGCCGCGACCGGGACCGGGCGGTTCGCCCTGGTGGCCGACGCCGACCGGGAGCGGCTGCCGGACGGGCTCGCCGACGCGTACCCGATGACCGCCCTCCAGCAGGGCATGGTCTACCACGGCGAGCTGACCGGGGACCCGGCCATGTACCACAACGTCACGGCGCACCGGGTCGCCGCGCCGCTGGACGCGGGTGCGCTGCGCCGCGCGCTGGCCGGGCTGGTGGCCGCCCATCCGGTGCTGCGGACCGGGTTCGCGCTGGGCGCGTACTCCGAGCCGTTGCAGCTCGTCCACGCGGAGGCGCCGGTCGAGGTGCCGGTGACCGACCTGGCCGCCGCCGACCCGCAGGCCCGCCGGGAGCGGATCGACGAGCTCGTCGCCCAGGAACGGGTACGCCCCTTCGACTGGGCCCGCCCGCCGCTGCTGCGGCTGCACGCCGTCCGGGAGGACGCCGACGCGTTCACCCTTATCGTCGCCGAGTACCACGGCATCCTCGACGGCTGGAGCCTGCACCGCTTCCTCACCGACCTGCTCGCCGCGTACGACGGGGAGCGGGCCGGCCGGGCCCACCCGGTCGACCCCGGCCTGCCGTTCCGCGAGTACGTGGCGGCCGAGCGGGAAGCCCTGGCCGACCCGGCCACCCGCCGGTTCTGGCTGGACGGCGCCGGAGCCGTGCCGCCGCTCCTGCTCGGCGGGGCCCAGCCACGGACCACCACCACCCAGCGGGTGCCGCTGCGGGCCGACACGACCGACCGGGTGACCGAGGCGGCCCGGGCCGCCGGGGTGCCGGTCAAGTCCTGGCTGCTCGCCGCGCACCTGCGGCTGGTCGGCGAACTCGCCGGGCGGGACGACGTGGTCAGCGGCCTGGTGGTCGGCGGCCGGCCGGAGGGCGAGGGCAGCGACGCCACCCTCGGGCTGTTCCTCAACACCGTGCCCGTGAGCGTCACGCTGGGCACCCGGTCCCCGGCAGAGTTGGCCGCCGAGGTGTGGCGGGTCGAGCGGGAGCTGATGGGGCACCACCGCTTGCCGCTGGCCGAGATCGTCCGCGCCGGCGGGGCCGGCCCCCGCTTCGACCACTTCTTCAACTGGACCCACTTCCCGAATGACCCGGCCGGCGGCGGCAGCCGCATCGTGGACAGCCGGGGCATCACCGTCGACGTGGCGTTCAGCCTCGCCGTCGACGCCGAACTGGCCGTGGACACCGGCCGGCTCGCGCTCACCGTCCAGTACGACCACCGGCACGTCCCCGCGGAGCGGGTGGACGCCCTCGCCGACGGCTTCCGCCGGCTGCTGGCCGCCGACCCGACCGCGCCGCTGCCGCCCGTCGCCACCCCCGGGCCGGCGGCCGGCGGCGACGCGCGCAGCGAGTGGGCGGCCCGGGTGGCGGGGGCCTGGCAGGAGGTGCTCGGGGCCGCGCCGCGCGATCCGGCGACCGACTTCCTGGCCGCCGGCGGGGACTCGCTGCGCGCCCTGCGGCTGGTCACCGTGCTGCGGCAGCGCCACGGCAGCGACCTGACGCTGCCCGAGTTCGCGGCGCTGGGCAGCTACGGCGCCCTGGTGGACCGGGTGGCGCGCCCGTGA
- a CDS encoding TauD/TfdA family dioxygenase, protein MSGPGPRRRATGTVSSPVTRRVLVDEEFVLLVEAAVPDLDLAGWLAGRRDELMADLDRHGAVFFRGFEVRTPDDFSQAARAVSPDLLGYLERAAPRHEVADRVFTSTEFNAEQWIPLHHEMSYSHNWPTHLYFWCAQPATGSGGATPLASERVITPLIPADVRERFLRAGVSYVRNYGPHLDLPWQEAFQTTDRAEVEAYCAASATEFTWLGGDGLRTRARRQAVATHPRTGETVWFNHAHLFHVSNMPTEVAGALLREYGPEGLPRNAYYGDGKPIPDEVVTGIRELYRRHAVSVPWQRGDVLVVDNFLATHGREPFSGDRQILVAMSDLYVNRSVL, encoded by the coding sequence ATGAGCGGGCCGGGGCCGCGACGGCGGGCCACCGGCACGGTCAGCTCGCCGGTGACCCGGCGGGTGCTCGTGGACGAGGAGTTCGTGCTGCTCGTCGAGGCCGCCGTGCCCGACCTCGACCTGGCGGGCTGGCTCGCCGGGCGCCGCGACGAGCTGATGGCCGACCTGGACCGCCACGGCGCGGTGTTCTTCCGCGGCTTCGAGGTGCGCACCCCCGACGACTTCAGCCAGGCGGCCCGGGCGGTCAGCCCGGACCTGCTCGGCTACCTGGAGCGGGCCGCACCCCGGCACGAGGTCGCCGACCGGGTGTTCACCTCCACCGAGTTCAACGCCGAGCAGTGGATCCCGCTGCACCACGAGATGTCGTACTCGCACAACTGGCCCACCCACCTCTACTTCTGGTGCGCGCAGCCGGCCACCGGCAGCGGCGGGGCCACCCCGCTGGCCAGCGAGCGGGTCATCACCCCGCTGATCCCCGCCGACGTGCGGGAGCGGTTCCTCCGCGCCGGCGTCAGCTACGTGCGCAACTACGGCCCGCACCTGGACCTGCCCTGGCAGGAGGCGTTCCAGACCACGGACCGGGCGGAGGTGGAGGCGTACTGCGCCGCCTCGGCGACCGAGTTCACCTGGCTGGGCGGGGACGGGCTGCGCACCCGCGCCCGGCGGCAGGCGGTCGCCACGCACCCGCGTACCGGGGAGACGGTGTGGTTCAACCACGCCCACCTGTTCCACGTGTCGAACATGCCGACCGAGGTGGCCGGCGCGCTGCTGCGCGAGTACGGCCCGGAGGGGCTGCCCCGCAACGCCTACTACGGCGACGGCAAGCCGATCCCCGACGAGGTGGTCACCGGCATCCGCGAGCTGTACCGGCGGCACGCCGTCTCGGTGCCCTGGCAGCGCGGCGACGTGCTGGTGGTGGACAACTTCCTGGCCACCCACGGCCGGGAACCCTTCAGCGGCGACCGGCAGATCCTGGTCGCCATGTCCGACCTCTACGTCAACCGGAGTGTGCTGTGA